The DNA segment GCCAGAACGTGGCCGCCTTCGTGGGGGAGGAGGCGGCGCGCCAGCGGTACCGGGTGGAGGAGCGCGACGTCTACGAGGGGATCGACGAGCGCGGCGTCGACGCGGTGATCCTCGACCTCCCCGAGCCCTGGCGGGCGGTGCCGCACGCCGAGAAGGCGCTGCGGGGAGGTGGGACCCTGGTGTCGTACTCCCCGTCGGTCATCCAGGTCGCCAAGGTCCGTCAGGCGCTCGACGAGAGCGACTTCGAGCTGGCGCAGACCGTGGAGGTCCTGCAGCGGACCTGGCACGTCGAGGGCGACGCCGTCCGCCCCGACCACCGCATGGTGGCCCACACCGGGTTCCTCACCTCGGCCAGGCTCCTCGGGCCCATCCCTGGGGGCCTCAAGGCCCCGCGGACCCCTCGCTGATCAGTCCCCCTCGACCTCGACGGCGCCGA comes from the Acidimicrobiales bacterium genome and includes:
- a CDS encoding tRNA (adenine-N1)-methyltransferase, which codes for MNRPLAAGERIIVVDAKGRQYLVTLVAGGEFHTHTGVASHDDVIGQEEGVTVRSTTGARYTAMRPTLTDTVLRMPRGAQVIYPKDLGPILVLADIHPGVRVLESGVGSGALSMTLVRAGADVVGYELRDDFAERARQNVAAFVGEEAARQRYRVEERDVYEGIDERGVDAVILDLPEPWRAVPHAEKALRGGGTLVSYSPSVIQVAKVRQALDESDFELAQTVEVLQRTWHVEGDAVRPDHRMVAHTGFLTSARLLGPIPGGLKAPRTPR